A single window of Streptomyces griseoviridis DNA harbors:
- the mgtA gene encoding magnesium-translocating P-type ATPase, with translation MASDTAPPAPSDPAFSGPAPADGTALQVLRRLDSGPRGLTETEAAARLTATGENTVPGARTPSWPRRCLRGVRDPFTAVLLCLALVSAAVASWGTASVILSLVAVSCVLRATGEHRADRSIAALRGLVSGTATVLRRSEGGTERAREVPVAELVPGDVIRLGPGDLVPADVRLLRSRGLTVHQAALTGESAPVPKAAADVPDGSRGSEAGAFGQAHLCFQGSGVATGSATAVVVATGARTRFAAAHRFGAPRGGSAFDRSVHGISWVLIRFMLLTPPLVLMANAALRGRGLETLPFAVAVAVGLTPEMLPVIVTTCLARGATLLAGRHDVIVKRLPALHDLGAVDVLCVDKTGTLTQDRPVVARALDTAGHDDPDVLRWAAVHTWWTLQLAELPAPDALDEALLDAADAAGAEYEDHDGLTADPCGPDRRLAAVVLRGPGLGVHTVLVKGAVEDVLERCDASPAERRRLLALAAREAAAGSRVLALATAERPARDRPRGDERGLALRGLVTFHDAPAPSAAEALRTLTGLGVTVHVLTGDHPATAARACRDLGLEPAAVRLASDGDVPGDGPTVVARCTPEDKARIVAGLRSAGHTVGFLGDGVNDVAALRAADVGIVPRDAVGVAREAGDVVLGDKDLTAIGHAVVAGRHSSGNIASYLRVTLSSNLGNVLAMLAAGLLLPFLPMLPAQVLVQNLCFDGAQLAFALDRPAPSVLRRPTGLRPRAFLRFITVFGVLNAVADLATFAVLAIALHGPDALDDESVFHSAWFTENLLTQALVMVLLRTGRGIAEKRGPGPVGRAAAVLALIGLLLPPTPLGTALHMTRLPVPFHLLLGAVLGLYALALVAARARYERRHP, from the coding sequence GTGGCCTCTGACACCGCGCCCCCGGCCCCCTCCGACCCGGCCTTCTCAGGCCCCGCCCCCGCCGACGGCACCGCCCTCCAGGTGCTGCGCCGCCTGGACAGCGGGCCGCGCGGACTGACCGAGACCGAGGCCGCCGCCCGCCTCACCGCGACCGGCGAGAACACCGTCCCGGGCGCCCGCACCCCGTCCTGGCCGCGCCGCTGCCTGCGCGGCGTGCGCGACCCCTTCACCGCCGTCCTCCTCTGCCTCGCCCTGGTCTCCGCCGCCGTCGCCTCCTGGGGCACCGCGAGTGTGATCCTCTCCCTGGTCGCCGTCAGCTGTGTGCTGCGCGCCACCGGCGAACACCGCGCCGACCGCTCCATCGCCGCCCTGCGCGGCCTGGTCAGCGGCACCGCCACCGTGCTGCGCCGGTCCGAGGGCGGCACCGAGCGGGCCCGCGAGGTGCCCGTCGCCGAACTCGTCCCCGGCGACGTGATCCGGCTCGGACCGGGCGACCTCGTCCCCGCCGACGTACGGCTGCTGCGCTCGCGCGGGCTCACCGTGCACCAGGCCGCCCTCACCGGCGAGTCCGCGCCGGTGCCCAAGGCCGCGGCCGACGTGCCCGACGGGTCCCGCGGGTCCGAGGCGGGCGCCTTCGGGCAGGCCCACCTCTGCTTCCAGGGCAGCGGCGTCGCCACCGGCAGCGCCACCGCCGTCGTCGTCGCGACCGGCGCGAGAACCCGGTTCGCCGCCGCCCACCGGTTCGGCGCACCGCGCGGCGGCAGCGCCTTCGACCGCTCCGTGCACGGCATCTCCTGGGTCCTGATCCGCTTCATGCTGCTCACCCCGCCACTGGTCCTCATGGCCAACGCGGCCCTCCGCGGCCGGGGCCTCGAAACCCTGCCGTTCGCGGTCGCCGTCGCCGTCGGACTCACCCCCGAGATGCTCCCGGTGATCGTCACCACCTGCCTCGCGCGCGGCGCCACCCTGCTCGCCGGGCGCCACGACGTGATCGTCAAACGGCTGCCCGCCCTGCACGACCTGGGCGCGGTCGACGTGCTCTGCGTCGACAAGACCGGCACCCTCACCCAGGACCGCCCGGTCGTCGCCCGCGCCCTCGACACGGCGGGCCACGACGACCCCGACGTGCTGCGCTGGGCCGCCGTCCACACCTGGTGGACCCTCCAGCTCGCCGAACTGCCCGCCCCCGACGCCCTCGACGAAGCCCTCCTGGACGCGGCGGACGCGGCCGGCGCGGAGTACGAGGATCACGACGGGCTCACCGCCGACCCGTGCGGACCCGACCGCAGGCTCGCCGCCGTCGTGCTGCGCGGACCCGGACTCGGCGTCCACACCGTGCTCGTCAAGGGCGCCGTCGAGGACGTCCTGGAGCGCTGCGACGCGAGCCCGGCGGAACGGCGGCGGCTGCTGGCGCTCGCCGCCCGCGAGGCCGCGGCCGGGTCACGGGTGCTCGCCCTCGCGACCGCCGAACGCCCCGCCCGCGACCGGCCGCGCGGCGACGAACGCGGCCTCGCCCTGCGCGGCCTGGTCACCTTCCACGACGCGCCCGCCCCGAGCGCGGCCGAGGCGCTGCGCACCCTCACCGGCCTCGGCGTCACCGTGCACGTCCTGACCGGCGACCACCCGGCGACCGCCGCCCGCGCCTGCCGCGACCTCGGCCTCGAACCCGCCGCGGTACGCCTCGCCTCCGACGGCGACGTCCCGGGCGACGGGCCCACCGTCGTCGCCCGCTGCACCCCCGAGGACAAGGCGCGGATCGTCGCGGGACTGCGGAGCGCGGGCCACACCGTCGGCTTCCTCGGGGACGGCGTCAACGACGTGGCCGCGCTGCGCGCCGCCGACGTCGGGATCGTGCCGAGGGACGCGGTCGGCGTGGCCCGCGAGGCCGGCGACGTCGTGCTCGGCGACAAGGACCTCACCGCGATCGGGCACGCGGTCGTCGCCGGACGCCACAGCAGCGGCAACATCGCCTCCTACCTGCGGGTCACCCTCTCCTCCAACCTCGGCAACGTCCTCGCGATGCTCGCCGCGGGACTGCTGCTGCCGTTCCTGCCGATGCTCCCGGCGCAGGTCCTGGTCCAGAACCTCTGCTTCGACGGCGCCCAGCTCGCCTTCGCCCTCGACCGGCCCGCGCCGTCCGTGCTGCGCCGCCCGACCGGGCTGCGGCCCCGCGCGTTCCTGCGGTTCATCACCGTCTTCGGCGTGCTCAACGCCGTCGCCGACCTCGCCACCTTCGCGGTCCTCGCCATCGCCCTGCACGGACCCGACGCGCTCGACGACGAGTCCGTCTTCCACTCGGCCTGGTTCACCGAGAACCTGCTCACCCAGGCCCTGGTGATGGTCCTGCTGCGCACCGGGCGCGGCATCGCGGAGAAGCGCGGTCCGGGACCGGTCGGCCGGGCCGCCGCCGTGCTGGCCCTGATCGGCCTGCTGCTGCCGCCGACCCCGCTCGGCACCGCGCTGCACATGACGCGGCTGCCGGTCCCCTTCCATCTGCTGCTCGGCGCCGTCCTCGGCCTGTACGCCCTCGCGCTTGTCGCCGCCCGCGCCCGCTACGAGCGCCGTCACCCGTAA
- a CDS encoding LCP family protein — protein sequence MTVTSSRTTARPRHRGDRPPARDRRRRRGGGRLRTVLVVCLAVLVLVAAGAGWLYLKLNGNISTFDSDGLSDDRPDAASSKGENVLVIGSDARTGGNSALGGGDKSDIGRSDTAFLLHIYADHRHALAVSIPRDTLVTIPPCKLPDGSWTTTQANTMFNAAYSVGQTAKGNPACTQNTVEELTGMRVDHTVVVDFKGFARLTEVVGGVKVCLPQDIYQKDLNPNRATRGKLLFEQGEQSVSGERALDYVRIRHGIGDGSDIGRIKRQQAFVASLLKKVKSDGLTPTKLLPLADAATASLTVDSGLGSADKLISFVMSLKDIDLHNTKFVTVPWRYEGSRVAVVEPDADALWAALKADRTIDGKDASGGTSGGKGKGATATPSPSAVDGSGVSVTVYNGTAVSGLAARAADELTAAGFTVTGTATATSQDHATTVIQYGPGLQNRARKVAQLFPGAELREIGGAVVNVVLGQTFATAAPATAAPSAVPSGVSDEARSADDDPCSDLSYG from the coding sequence ATGACTGTGACGAGCAGCCGTACGACAGCACGTCCGCGCCACCGCGGCGACCGGCCTCCGGCCCGGGACCGCCGGCGCAGGCGAGGGGGCGGGCGGCTGCGGACCGTCCTCGTCGTCTGCCTCGCGGTGCTGGTCCTGGTGGCGGCCGGGGCGGGCTGGCTCTATCTGAAGCTGAACGGCAACATCAGCACCTTCGACTCCGACGGCCTCTCCGACGACCGCCCCGACGCGGCCTCCTCCAAGGGCGAGAACGTCCTCGTCATCGGCTCCGACGCGCGCACCGGCGGCAACTCCGCACTGGGCGGCGGCGACAAGAGCGACATCGGCCGCTCCGACACCGCGTTCCTGCTCCACATATACGCCGACCACCGGCACGCGCTGGCCGTCTCCATCCCCCGCGACACCCTGGTCACCATCCCGCCGTGCAAGCTCCCTGACGGCAGTTGGACCACGACGCAGGCCAACACCATGTTCAACGCGGCCTATTCGGTCGGCCAGACCGCCAAGGGCAACCCGGCGTGCACCCAGAACACCGTCGAGGAGCTGACCGGGATGCGGGTCGACCACACGGTCGTCGTCGACTTCAAGGGGTTCGCGCGGCTGACGGAGGTGGTGGGCGGGGTGAAGGTGTGCCTGCCGCAGGACATCTACCAGAAGGACCTCAACCCCAACCGGGCGACGCGCGGCAAGCTCCTGTTCGAGCAGGGCGAGCAGAGCGTCTCGGGGGAACGGGCGCTGGACTACGTGCGGATCAGGCACGGCATCGGCGACGGCTCCGACATCGGCCGCATCAAACGCCAACAGGCTTTCGTGGCGAGCCTGTTGAAGAAGGTCAAGAGCGACGGACTGACCCCGACCAAGCTGCTGCCGCTGGCCGACGCGGCGACCGCTTCGCTCACCGTCGACTCGGGGCTCGGCTCCGCCGACAAGCTGATCTCGTTCGTGATGTCGCTGAAGGACATCGACCTGCACAACACCAAGTTCGTCACCGTGCCCTGGCGGTACGAGGGTTCACGGGTCGCGGTCGTGGAGCCGGACGCCGACGCGCTGTGGGCGGCCCTCAAGGCGGACCGCACGATCGACGGCAAGGACGCCAGCGGAGGGACCTCGGGCGGGAAGGGCAAGGGCGCGACGGCGACGCCGTCCCCGAGCGCCGTCGACGGCTCAGGGGTCTCCGTCACCGTCTACAACGGCACCGCCGTCTCCGGGCTCGCGGCGCGGGCGGCGGACGAGCTGACCGCCGCCGGGTTCACGGTCACCGGCACCGCCACCGCGACCAGCCAGGACCACGCGACGACGGTGATCCAGTACGGCCCCGGCCTTCAGAACCGCGCCCGGAAGGTCGCCCAGCTCTTCCCCGGCGCCGAACTCCGGGAGATCGGCGGCGCGGTCGTCAACGTCGTCCTCGGGCAGACCTTCGCGACCGCCGCCCCGGCCACGGCCGCCCCGTCGGCGGTGCCCAGCGGAGTGTCCGACGAGGCCAGGTCCGCGGACGACGACCCCTGCTCCGACCTCAGTTACGGGTGA
- the tatA gene encoding Sec-independent protein translocase subunit TatA, protein MLRNGLEPWHLLIVAIVVIVLFGSKRLPDTARALGKSMRILKSEAKAMKDDGPEDERAAARPVVEPTRVRPGSPAP, encoded by the coding sequence ATGCTCCGCAACGGCCTGGAGCCCTGGCATCTGCTGATCGTCGCGATCGTGGTGATCGTGCTGTTCGGCTCGAAGAGACTGCCCGACACCGCGCGGGCGCTCGGCAAGTCGATGCGCATCCTCAAGAGCGAGGCGAAGGCGATGAAGGACGACGGTCCCGAGGACGAGCGGGCCGCCGCGCGCCCGGTCGTCGAGCCGACCCGGGTGCGCCCGGGATCCCCGGCCCCCTGA
- a CDS encoding DUF6114 domain-containing protein gives MSGTSKQGIRSAFRQWRAVRPFWGGLLLTLGGAEILLTEKASLKVVMHIGMQGLAGYLLPAVMMLCGLLTLFSPGQRLFYSILGALATLGTWVTSNLGGFFVGLLLGLVGSCLAFGWLPDQEPRVSRRRRRAERRKQHDGNTATDVTRAARP, from the coding sequence ATGTCAGGCACCTCCAAGCAGGGCATACGGTCCGCCTTCAGGCAGTGGCGGGCCGTACGGCCTTTCTGGGGCGGGCTGTTGCTCACCCTGGGCGGCGCGGAGATCCTGCTCACCGAGAAGGCCTCCCTGAAGGTCGTCATGCACATCGGCATGCAGGGCCTGGCCGGCTATCTGCTGCCCGCCGTGATGATGCTGTGCGGGCTGCTGACCCTCTTCAGTCCGGGCCAGCGGCTGTTCTACTCGATCCTCGGCGCGCTGGCCACGCTGGGCACCTGGGTCACCTCGAACCTGGGCGGCTTCTTCGTCGGCCTGCTGCTCGGCCTGGTGGGCAGTTGCCTGGCCTTCGGCTGGCTGCCCGACCAGGAGCCGCGGGTCAGCAGGCGCAGGCGCAGGGCCGAGCGGAGGAAGCAGCACGACGGGAACACCGCCACCGACGTGACGCGGGCCGCGCGTCCCTAG
- a CDS encoding DUF6230 family protein has product MASSSDVTSSAENPENPESGSVTESARGGRVRLRRAAVMAVPATAIAAGLAIMTAQGALGVQFAISGMPFTVTATELKGTGFEQFGGLDNMADGSPNAGDTGGQVLVITSAIKNATLTKLCQSVDLGGTNLLIKAGSGAHKVEASDLTTDSTELSGDASFNNIEIGNDASTLTKAGVKGPIGVFSQQADTVRIANLRQTNYATTAGVFKLPGLKLSFSGSGC; this is encoded by the coding sequence ATGGCCTCGTCCTCGGACGTCACCTCGTCCGCCGAGAACCCCGAGAACCCCGAGAGCGGTTCCGTCACCGAGTCCGCGAGAGGCGGACGGGTCCGGCTGCGCCGCGCGGCGGTGATGGCCGTACCGGCCACCGCGATCGCCGCGGGGCTCGCCATCATGACCGCGCAGGGCGCGCTCGGCGTGCAGTTCGCGATCTCCGGCATGCCGTTCACGGTCACCGCGACCGAGCTGAAGGGCACCGGCTTCGAGCAGTTCGGCGGCCTCGACAACATGGCCGACGGCAGCCCGAACGCGGGCGACACCGGCGGCCAGGTACTGGTCATCACCTCCGCGATCAAGAACGCCACGCTGACCAAGCTCTGCCAGAGCGTGGACCTCGGCGGCACCAACCTGCTGATCAAGGCGGGCAGCGGTGCGCACAAGGTCGAGGCGAGCGATCTCACCACCGACTCCACCGAGCTGTCGGGCGACGCGTCGTTCAACAACATCGAGATCGGCAACGACGCGAGCACGCTCACCAAGGCCGGCGTGAAGGGCCCGATCGGCGTCTTCAGCCAGCAGGCGGACACCGTGCGGATCGCCAATCTGCGCCAGACCAACTACGCCACCACGGCAGGCGTGTTCAAGCTGCCGGGCCTGAAGCTCAGCTTCAGCGGCTCGGGTTGCTGA
- a CDS encoding Tat pathway signal sequence domain protein: MRTRTLLTLVGTVAALAVPLAATPASAAGNVLTTGSAGGTAVAVGDTLTAPLASGTSATLYSSATGTSGVKCTSSTFTATVSSNPAAPGTATESVTGHTFANCTSNVVGVTGVNSITVDNLPYTTAVTSAGGLTVSPASGSVIQTTVKLNTLLGTITCVYQAPSLTGTSSNTDNSINFTNQAFTKTSGSSLCFSSGYFTAKYAPVKDNGATVYVN; this comes from the coding sequence ATGCGCACTCGCACCCTGCTCACCCTCGTCGGAACCGTCGCCGCGCTGGCCGTCCCGCTGGCCGCCACCCCCGCCTCGGCGGCGGGCAACGTCCTCACCACCGGCTCGGCCGGCGGCACCGCCGTCGCCGTCGGAGACACCCTGACCGCGCCCCTGGCCAGCGGCACCAGCGCCACCCTCTACTCCAGCGCGACCGGCACCAGCGGTGTGAAGTGCACGTCGTCGACGTTCACCGCGACCGTCAGCTCCAACCCGGCCGCGCCCGGCACCGCCACCGAGTCGGTCACCGGCCACACCTTCGCCAACTGCACCAGCAACGTCGTCGGCGTCACCGGCGTCAACAGCATCACCGTCGACAACCTGCCGTACACCACCGCCGTGACCTCCGCCGGAGGTCTCACGGTGAGCCCGGCGAGCGGCTCCGTCATCCAGACCACGGTCAAGCTCAACACCCTGCTGGGCACCATCACCTGCGTCTACCAGGCGCCCAGCCTGACCGGCACGTCGAGCAACACCGACAACAGCATCAACTTCACCAACCAGGCGTTCACCAAGACGTCCGGCTCGTCGCTCTGCTTCAGCAGCGGCTACTTCACCGCCAAGTACGCCCCGGTGAAGGACAACGGCGCCACCGTCTACGTCAACTGA
- a CDS encoding lytic polysaccharide monooxygenase, with product MPRMTAHRTALAAALTAPLLLWAAGPARAHGAPVDPDARVHACSPEGASTSTAACRAAVAANGGPFTAWDNLRVANVGGRDRQTIPDGKLCSGGLPAYRGLDLARPDWPTTRLVPGARMTMRYASTIRHTGTFELYLTRQGYDPTKPLTWSDLPTRPFASVTDPPLTGGAYRIGATLPADCGGHHVLFTIWRNSSTPDTYYSCSDVVFPTAAAKSGAGTPAARRPASTAPAKSSASGATSTSHAPSVSPSPRRSAAAGPSPEAAAPGSAAAQPRTTPVAVASGSGPSAPLLAGGAAAVLVLTGGAALALRLRRR from the coding sequence ATGCCCCGGATGACCGCACACCGCACCGCCCTGGCAGCCGCCCTCACCGCTCCGCTGCTGCTGTGGGCGGCGGGCCCCGCGCGGGCGCACGGCGCCCCCGTCGATCCGGACGCCCGGGTCCACGCCTGCTCCCCGGAGGGTGCCTCGACGTCAACGGCCGCGTGCCGGGCGGCCGTCGCGGCGAACGGCGGGCCCTTCACGGCGTGGGACAACCTCCGGGTGGCGAACGTCGGCGGCCGGGACCGGCAGACGATCCCGGACGGCAAGCTGTGCAGCGGCGGCCTGCCCGCGTACCGGGGGCTCGACCTGGCCCGCCCGGACTGGCCGACGACCCGGCTCGTCCCGGGGGCGCGGATGACGATGAGGTACGCCTCGACGATCCGGCACACCGGCACGTTCGAGCTGTATCTGACCCGGCAGGGCTACGACCCGACGAAGCCGCTCACCTGGTCCGACCTGCCGACGCGGCCGTTCGCCTCGGTCACCGACCCGCCGCTGACCGGGGGCGCGTACCGGATCGGCGCGACCCTGCCGGCCGACTGCGGCGGCCATCACGTGCTGTTCACGATCTGGCGGAACTCCAGCACCCCGGACACCTATTACTCGTGCTCGGACGTGGTGTTCCCGACGGCCGCGGCCAAGAGCGGCGCGGGAACTCCGGCCGCGCGCCGGCCGGCGAGCACGGCACCCGCCAAGTCGTCGGCGTCCGGGGCGACTTCGACGTCGCACGCACCGTCGGTGTCCCCGTCGCCGCGGCGGAGCGCGGCGGCCGGGCCGTCCCCGGAGGCGGCGGCGCCCGGGAGCGCCGCCGCGCAGCCGAGGACCACGCCGGTCGCCGTCGCCTCCGGGTCGGGCCCGTCGGCGCCGCTGCTGGCGGGCGGCGCCGCGGCGGTGCTGGTGCTCACCGGCGGCGCCGCCCTGGCCCTGCGCCTGCGTCGGCGCTGA
- a CDS encoding ScbR family autoregulator-binding transcription factor: MARQQRGIRTRRTILEAAGAVFDEHGYSSTTIAMVLERADVTKGALYFHFPSKESLARAVLAERPPLEAVPARPCKLQEMVDVTFVLARRLLDDPLLKGGVRLAVDQCAPQSVDHAGLFRRWADHLLWLLRQAREQGELLPSVNPRETVEMLVGSLAGIQLMSRALTDRADLAHRISVLWSHVLPSIAVPGLLPRIDTAADRGSRITNGLDRPGT, from the coding sequence ATGGCGAGACAGCAGCGCGGCATCAGGACGCGCAGGACGATCCTGGAGGCGGCGGGGGCCGTCTTCGACGAGCACGGGTACTCCTCCACCACGATCGCGATGGTGCTGGAGCGTGCCGATGTCACCAAGGGCGCCCTGTACTTCCACTTCCCGTCCAAGGAGTCCCTGGCCCGTGCGGTGCTGGCCGAACGGCCGCCGCTGGAGGCGGTGCCCGCCCGGCCGTGCAAGCTCCAGGAGATGGTCGACGTCACCTTCGTGCTGGCCCGCAGGCTGCTCGACGACCCGCTGCTCAAGGGCGGGGTGCGGCTGGCCGTCGACCAGTGCGCGCCGCAGAGCGTGGATCACGCGGGGCTGTTCAGGCGGTGGGCCGACCATCTGCTGTGGCTGCTGCGGCAGGCGCGCGAGCAGGGCGAGTTGCTGCCGTCGGTGAACCCGAGGGAGACGGTGGAGATGCTGGTGGGCTCGCTCGCCGGCATCCAGTTGATGTCCAGGGCGCTGACCGACCGGGCCGATCTGGCCCACCGCATCTCGGTGTTGTGGTCCCATGTGCTGCCGAGCATCGCGGTACCCGGACTGCTCCCCCGGATAGACACGGCGGCCGACCGCGGCTCCCGCATCACGAACGGCCTGGACCGGCCCGGGACGTGA